CCACCCAAATATCGCCATTGCCATCAATAACGAAAGATTCAATATCAAAATCAGACCCGGTGAGCTGACGCTTAGGGGTGCCTTCATTTTGAATCTCAAAAGGAATCAGGTTATTGGGATCTGAGAGTTGAATAAAGTCTTCTACTTCTACGGATCCATCGCCATCTTCTGAGCCTGCAAAGTTGGGGTCAACTTTGTAGAGTCGCAGTAAATAATCAGAGCTATTGGTTTTCGCTCCAAAGCCATTGTCAGACAAGAACCAGAAACTACCATCGCTGTCTGCAAACTGAACACCGCTAAAGCCCTGTACGGGTTGGCCATCGAAAGGACCTGTACGACCATTGGCATCAATGGGTTCTCCTTCTCCGTTATCACCCCCTGCTGGAGGACCCTCGGCAAAGGTATCAGCGGGGAGAGAGGCAAATCCTTCTAACTCACTACTGCCTACTTCTTCAGGTGCAACACCAAACAGGGTCTGATACATGACGCGATAGATATCAGTATTGTCTGTTGTGGCAGGTAATAGGTCAGCATTTAGACCATAGGTTTTGGAGACGATGCCTCCATTGACATCAGAGCGAGTGGCCCAGGCAACACCGAAGTCAAACATATCACCATCGGCATCAGGAGCACCTGTGGTAAAAGCGTCGAAAACATCGGTGCTGAAGCCAGGTACGTCATTGCTGCCGTCAATATCATCAACCTGAACAAGCGTTCCGTCAGCATCATCGCCAAAAGCGGCCAATTCAGCTTGAGTTCGAAGGGTAAACCCTGCGGCTGGATCGGCTGGATCTAAGCCAAAGCCACTAATCGGGACATCGTCGACTTCTAAGCCACCTGCATCAGAATCTGCAGCTGTGATGACTAATGTGTTGGGATCAACATTGTCGACAAAATCAAGGGCAACACCGATAGCTTCATCTGCCCGGAGAGCAGCTTCGATAGTGCCAGCAGCATTGTTATCATTACCGAAATTGTCTGTTCCTTCCTCTTCCAAGGCCAAGAAGAAACCATCTGGGTCACGGTTGAGAATGGGCAGTGCCACCTCCAGCATCTCAGCCACAGTCGGTGGATTGGGGTTGAGAGGGGGCTGACCATACAGAATTAGATCGCCATTTTCGTCGACAAAACCATCTCGACGCAGCTCATCTTCGAAAAAGTCATTATAGGTGTCTTCTGCTGCAAAAATACCCAGCAAGCGATCCGTATTGGCAGTGTCAACTGCTAACAGTTCGTCGCGAGTGAAAACCACTTCATACCCTGCTGCTTCAGCTTCTTAAATCAGGTTGCGGCCATCCGTTCGGGTTCCTTCTTCCCCGAAAAAACCGACTGTACCAACGGGCAAATAATCCGTTTCACCCGCCCCGAGAATCACATCTGGTCGCTGATCCAGAATTTCAGCTGTAATTGCCTCTGTCTCACCCCGGTTGTCTACATCAGCTAGAAAAACGCCAGTGCCTGGCTCGGCAATAAATCCAGAGTTGATGATGCCGACGGCTTTACCAGCCGCCTGGGCCTCTTGGGCAATGGTGGCATTCTGACCGGAAAGGGCAACGATTTCTTGGCCCCCTTCGTCAACAGGTGCATCCAACCCATAGCTACCTGCAAATGGTTTTACACCGTAAGCATGAACAACCGCTCCTGCATTAGAAGTGGAAACGAGACGATCATCAATATGGCCTAAATAGACCCCTGCATTGCTCATCTGGTCCCAATTCAGACGGCCATCGGTCCCCAAGGATGAGAACCGTGCTGCTGCGTAGTGGGAAGGGCTGGTCCCGTCCGGGTGAATAAAAATGACGTTGCCAGTATCGGCAGTGGGTTCAGGGGCTTCACGAGGAGCCAGATCATCGGGCACACCCTCTGGTGCATCTAGACGAACATCAAAGAGACTCTCGTAGATTAGCCGATAAATTGTTGTGTTATCGAGGGTTGCAGGTAAACGGTCTGCCCCTTCGCCGTAGGCTTTTGAAACAATGCTCCCCGCAAAGTCTGGTAAACCGGCCCAAGCAACACCGAATTCATAGCTGTTACCATTTCTATCTGGTGCGCTCACAAATGGTGCCGTGTCGCTGCCCGTTGTGCCATCTAAAGGTACTGTAATGCCACTGTCTTCTCCGGCTGCATTCAACTGGCGCTGTGTGGTTGTGGTTCCTACTGTGGGACCCGAAACATCATCAATTTCTAAAGCCCCACCTGCACTGTCTGCAGCGGTGACAACAAAGGTATTGGAGTTGACGTTATCAATAAAATCGCGTGCTACCCCAATGGCAGTATCAGCTCTGAGAGTGGCATCAATCGCCCCCCGAGCATTGTTGTTGTTGCCGAAGTTATCGGTTCCTTCTTCTTCAAGAACGATAAAGAATCCATCTTCTTCTTGGCGAAATAAATCGAGCTTGAGCGTTGCTTCCAGCATCTCAGCCACAGTAGGCGGATTTGGATTGAGAGGTGGCTGCCCATATGTAATCAGTTCACCATTTTCATCCACAAAACCGTCTTGAATCAGCTGTCCTTCAGGAACGTCGTTATAGGTATCATCAGCAGCAAAAACACCCAACACGCGCTCGGTGTCTGCTGGCAAACTTTCCAATTGCTCACGGGTATACACAACGGTATAGCCCATGGCTTCGGCTTCCTCAATCAGGTTACGGCCATCTGTTCGGGTTCCTTCTTCACCGAAGAATCCAACAGTGCCAACAGGAAGATAATCAATTTCACCCGCAGCCATGATCACGTTGACACCGGATTCAACAATCTGAGCAGTAATACCTTCGCGATCGCGTCGACTTTCTGCATCAGCTAGGAATACGCCTGTACCGGGTTCGGCAATGAAACCTGAGTTAATCACAGCCGTTGGACGACCTGCTGCAATCGCTTCTTGTAAAACCGTTGCGTCTGGAGCAGAACCCGCAACATTCTGGCCTTGAAGAGCAGCAAGGGATTGATATGCAGCCCCGTTTTCATCAAAGCCATAGCTGGGGGCAACAGATTTGATTCCATAAGCGTGGACGACCGCACCTCCATTAGATGTGGCGACAACGCTATCGTCCAAGTGTCCTAGATACACCCCTGCTGCAGGTGCTGAATCCCAGTTCAAGCGACCATCAGGCCCAACGGATTCGAACCTGGCAGCAGCAAAATGTGATGGATCTGCTCCATCAGGATGAATAAAAATGACGTTACTTGTCATGAACTAGACCTCAGTAATAAATTCATTCGCTGCTGTATCAGCTCTAGACATGAAACTCGTCGTCCAGAAGAGAAGGTCAACAGCGTATATAAATGAGATAGTTTCTTATTAAGGTTAAGGAGGAGCCATCGGAAAGTTAATAAATGAATAATTTTTTTTACAACAATATTTATGAATAAAAATGTGAAATTACAATCATCATGAAATTGCTCAGTAGTTAAATGGTGTAGCTCACTACTGGCTGGTTTACATGCTTTAAAAAGCTGGAAATTTCACAATATACAAATATTGTGAATCAGAAAGCTTGATTAAGGCTCTTTTGAATTGACGATGCTGAAGTCATTCACTAAAAATCTTGACAGATACAATTTAAGATGGTCAACCCAGAACATCAATAGGTATGGTGAAAGTTTTTAAAGTATTGACATAATAACTAAGCACGAGAAAAGAGAATGCTTCTTCAGATAGAGCTTCAGTGTTCTCGATAAGATTTACAGGCATCGCAAAAGATAATCAACTTGAAAATCTTTCCCAAACTTAGGGTTTCATTCTAACTTTAAGAATAGAGAAAATTGAGTTTAAGAAAAAAATAATTTTGGATTAAAGGAATGAATCTTGATATAGGATAAAAATGAATAATAAATAATGTCGAGTTCGGCAAGTGTTTTCGAATTAATTTTTAGGAATTATACACATGTCTTGGAATTTTGCATCGTGAAGAGTTGCCCAATGTGCATGATTTTCTAATAGATAAGAATTTAATTGAGAGTAATATATTAGTGATTTAAAAGACATAGATTTCTGAAGGTTTTATGGGGGAGTCTACTCACCACTGGATTTGTTTGTGATTTGGCTCGCCATGAGTTCTGGATGTTGCTAATTTTCATCTCCGCATGATCTCTGACTGTAAACAATGAATCTGCTCTACACTTCTGCAGTGGTTTGCTGAGAATAGGTGCTACGAGCGTAAAATCAACACTTTGAAGATCTTGATCTGATTGGCCTATCAGTGCTGAGCATTACCTATGGATAGAATTTTTTGAGGGGCTCAAGGACTCTATCCAGAAGTATTTATCTGCAATTGACAACTTGCCCTTCCCTGCCTATTTTGAAGTGGAATGAGTATCATTATCGTTACTGCCCAGGCTTAAATCATTGTGTTGAGAATGAAGGTATAACTCTATCTGAGACTATGTTTTAAGCACACCAGCAGTCAATCCGTACTCATTCGTTGAACAAGAAAGTCTCTGACCAGAAAATTAGTGAATCTGATATTCGAGCAATCTACCATCAAGGAGAGGATGCAGTTGTTGAGCTGGTCACCCTTCTTATTAAACGGATAGAGCGACTAGAAGAGCATCTTGGCAAAGATAGTCGGAACAGTAGTAAACCACCCTCAAGCGATGGCTTTGGGAAGCGGACCAAAAGTCTACGGGGTAAGAGTAAGCGTAAAAGTGGGGGTCAAAAAGGCCATCCCGGTAGTACCTTGGAATGGCGTGAAACCGTCGATGCCGTAGTGTTACATCCAGTCACTCAATGTCAAGGCTGTGGTGCCTCGTTAACAGAGGTCGCCGTCCTTGAGTATGAACTGCGCCAGGTTCATGAGCTGCCCTCCTTGTCATTACAGGTCATCGAGCATCAAGCAGAAGTCAAATATTGTGAGCACTGTCAAACCTTGAACCGGGGTAAATTCCCCAGCGATGTCACCAATGTGGTTCAGTATGGCAGTAATCTCAAAGGCTTGATGGTGTATTTGATGGAGGCTCAACTGTTGCCGTTTGAGCGCACCCGTGAACTGCTTAAAGACCTCTTGGGTTGTCAGGTTTCTGAAGGAACCCTGTGCAACACCCGTACAACCTGTGCCCAGCAATTAGAACCGATTGAAGCCCAGATCAAAGACGCTATTGAGCAAGCAGCTGTGGGACATTTTGACGAGACGGGGTTGCGAGTCAACAGCAAGTTGTGGTGGCTGCATGTCGCTTGTACGAGTGGATTAACCTACTACTTTGTCCATGCCAAACGCGGCACAGCAGCGATGGACGAAATGGATATTCTGCCAAACTTTACGGGCACGAGTATTCATGATGGTTGGAAGAGCTATGCCCGCTATGGTTGTACGCATAGCTTATGCAATGCCCATCATTTGCGCGAACTCCGATTTATTGTTGAACGCTACAAACAACCTTGGGCTGAGGAGATGATCTCACTGCTGCTAGATATCAAAGCTGAGGTAGAGCGGGCAAAAGCTGAACACTTAAGCGTTCTCGATGCGAGACAAGTCGAGGCGTTTGAGCAGCGGTATCGCCAAGTGTTAGCCGATGGATTCAAGCATAATCCAATGCCAACCGTCGATGAAAATGCACCCAAGAAACGAGGCAAGCAGAAGCAGAGTACACCCAAAAACTTGCTCGACCGACTTCGAAAGCACCAAGCTGCTGTCT
The genomic region above belongs to Acaryochloris sp. CCMEE 5410 and contains:
- the tnpC gene encoding IS66 family transposase, encoding MSESDIRAIYHQGEDAVVELVTLLIKRIERLEEHLGKDSRNSSKPPSSDGFGKRTKSLRGKSKRKSGGQKGHPGSTLEWRETVDAVVLHPVTQCQGCGASLTEVAVLEYELRQVHELPSLSLQVIEHQAEVKYCEHCQTLNRGKFPSDVTNVVQYGSNLKGLMVYLMEAQLLPFERTRELLKDLLGCQVSEGTLCNTRTTCAQQLEPIEAQIKDAIEQAAVGHFDETGLRVNSKLWWLHVACTSGLTYYFVHAKRGTAAMDEMDILPNFTGTSIHDGWKSYARYGCTHSLCNAHHLRELRFIVERYKQPWAEEMISLLLDIKAEVERAKAEHLSVLDARQVEAFEQRYRQVLADGFKHNPMPTVDENAPKKRGKQKQSTPKNLLDRLRKHQAAVLAFMYDFQVPFDNNQAERDIRMMKLKQKISGCFRSLAGAQQFCRIRGYISTLRKQDIPVLDALKSIFADNPVRPVLQPGQ